A region of the Pseudomonas sp. J452 genome:
CGCGCCTGCCCGGCCTGCTGCTGGCGCTGTTGCTCAGCGCGGCGGCGTTGCTGAGCCAGGCCTGGTTGCCGCCGTTGCTGCGCGCGGTACTGGCGGTGCTGGCCCTGTTCGCCGCGCTGCTGGCCGTGCGCGTGCCGCGGCAGGCGTGGCTGGCCTGGTGCGGCCTGGGGCTGCTGGCATTGCCGCTGCTGTCTTCGCTGCAGTTCTTCATCGGTTATCCGTTGCGGGTGCTGACGGCCGAAGTCAGTGCCTGGCTGCTGCGCGCCGGTGGGCTGGAGGTGGTGCGCCAGGGCAGTACGCTGGAGGTGGCCGGGCAGCTGGTGATGGTCGATGCGCCCTGTTCCGGTATCCAGATGGCCTGGGTCGCGTATTTCACCGCATTCACCACGGCGGCCTGGCTGCGGCTTGCCGATCGCCAGTTGCTGCGCCGGCTGCCGCTGCTCGGGGTGCTGGTGCTGGCTGGCAATATCCTGCGCAACAGCCTGCTGGTGCTGCAGGAAACCGGGCGCCTGGCCTGGCCGGCGTGGATGCACGAAGGCACCGGCCTACTGGTGTTCGTCGGCGTCTGCGCCCTGGTGCTGCGCTATACGGCGGCCGGTGCCGGAGCGCAGCTGCCTGTGCCACGCCATACGCCAGCGGCTGCCGACCGGCCTTTGCCGCCGCTGCTGCAGGGTGCGTTGCTGCTGGCCTTCGGCCTGCTGGCGCTGTCTCCGCTGCTGGGCCTGTCGACGTCCGCGTCAGGCCCGCTCGAGCGTTTCGTCGAGTGGCCGCAGCAGTTCGCCGGGCAGTCGCTGCAGCCGCTGGCCCTGTCGGCGGTCGAGCAGCGCTTCGCCGCGCAGTTTCCGGGCGCCATCGCGCGCTTTCGCGCCGGCGCCCAGGTGCTCAGTCTGCGCCATGTCACTCGGCCGACGCGCAAGCTGCACCCGGCGGCGGATTGCTACCGCGGCCTGGGTTATCGCATCCAGGCCATGAGCCTGCAGCGCCGTGCGCAGGGCAGCGGCTTGCAGCGCTGCTTCGTTGCCAGCGGCCAGGGCCCGGCGTTGCGCGTGTGCGAGTACATCGAGGATGCCGCCGGGCAGAGCTTCACCGACACCTCGGCCTGGTACTGGACCGCGCTGGGCGGTGGCTCCTCCGGCCCATGGTTGGCGGTGACGGTCGCCGAGGTGTTGTCACCCTGAAGCTAGCTGTCTGCGCCGGGGCGTATAGAATCCGCCGGATAGCGACAGGGGAGCGCAAACATGAAAGTACTGGTAGCTGTGATGGGTGCGACCCTGGCCCTGGGTGCGAGCGCGGCACAGGCCGAGGCGGCACTGCCGCTCAGTCAGCGCAGCCTGTTGCTCGACGACAGCCGCCTGCCGCGTGAGGCGGCGCTCGATCGCATGCAGCAGATCCGCTTCGCCTTCCGCGAGCGTCCGGCGCCGGCCGGTCAGCTACAGGGCTGGTCGCGCGGCTATGGGGGTTATGGCTCCTGGGATGGCGGCAACGACTCGGACGGCCTGGAGCGACGCAGTACAGGCCTGCTGGTCGGCGTCGACCGGCCGCTGACGGGCATGTGGATGGCCGGTGCGCTGGCTGGCGTCAGTCGCAGCGAGCTGCAGGCGGATGAGGGCGGCGACAGCGATGTCGACAGCTATCACCTGGCGGCCTACGCGACGACCCGCTATTACCAGTTGGGCTTCAAGCTCGGCGCCGCTTACAGCTGGCACGAGCTGGACAGCCAGCGCCGCAGTGCCGGACAACGTCTGCGCGGCAATAGCCAGGCTGCCAGCGCCCAGCTGTTCGGCGAAGCCAGCTACCCCCTGGATTTCCGTGAATTCACCCTGGAGCCCTTCGCCGGCCTGGCCTATGTCCATCTGGATGCTGACAGCCTGCACGAGACGGGCGGTACCGACGCCCTGCACCTGAGCGGCGAGCAGCAGGATGGCGCTTACCTGACCCTCGGCTGGCGCCTGGCCAGTGCCTGGCAGGTGCGCGAGCGGCGCCTGGTCGGGCGCGCCAGTCTGGCCGCGCGGCATGGCTTTTTCGATGATCGGGCCGAAGCCCAGGCCTGGCAGCCGGCGACTGGGCAGAGTTTCGAGCTGAGCGGGCGCGAGTTCGAACGCGATCAGCTGCGCCTGGACCTGAGCCTGGACTACCAGCTGGCCGAACAGCTGTACCTGGGCCTGACCTACGCCGGCCAGTACGCCGACGATGCCCGCGACAACCAGCTGGGTGCTCGTTTCAGTCTGCAATTCTGAGGGCTTCCGCCGGTCAGGCCGGGTCTCGCCAGCCGCCGTGGCGGGCTGCCCGCACGGCGCGGACTCGGGTATACTCGCCGGCTTTTCTGAAACTTCGGGGTCACGGCCTGTTGCCGTGCCCGGTCAGCGGCCGTCCAGGTCGGCTCGCCGGGCCGCACAGGGCCGCTGCGTCCCTCTTCGCCTGCGAGTGCTGACAGCCATGGAAATCAACCCGATCCTCAACAGCATCAAGGACCTGTCCGAGCGGACCCAGACCATTCGGGGGTATCTTTGACTACGATCAAAAGCATGATCGTCTGGTCGAAGTAAACCGCGAACTCGAAGACCCCAACGTCTGGAACAACCCCGAATACGCACAGAACCTGGGCCGCGAACGCGCCGCCCTGGCACTAATCGTCGACACCCTGGATGACCTGCACAGCAGCCTCGCCGACTCGCGCGACCTGCTCGATATGGCCGCCGAAGAGAACGACGAAGGCGCGGTGAGCGACATCGTCAGCGAAGTCGAGCGCCTGCGCGGCATCCTCGAGAAGCTGGAGTTCCGCCGCATGTTCAGCGGCGAGATGGACATGAACAACGCCTATCTCGACATCCAGGCCGGCTCCGGCGGTACCGAGGCCCAGGACTGGGCCAACATCCTGCTGCGCATGTACCTGCGCTGGGCCGACAAGCGCGGCTTCTCCGCCGAGATCGTCGAGCTGTCCGCCGGCGAAGTCGCCGGGATCAAGGGTGCCACCGTGCATATCAAGGGCGAATACGCCTTTGGCTGGCTGCGTACCGAGATCGGCGTGCACCGCCTGGTGCGCAAGAGCCCGTTCGACTCCGGTAACCGTCGACACACCTCGTTCTCTGCAGTGTTCGTCTCGCCGGAAATCGATGACAACATCGAGATCGAGATCAACCCGGCCGACCTGCGCATCGACACCTACCGCTCCTCCGGTGCCGGTGGTCAGCACGTCAACACCACCGACTCGGCCGTACGTATCACCCACGTACCGACCAACACCGTGGTGGCGTGCCAGAACGAACGCTCGCAGCACGCCAACAAAGACACTGCGATGAAGATGCTGCGTGCGCGCCTGTACGAGCAGGAAGTACAGAAGCGCAACGCCGCCTCCCAGGCCTTGGAAGAGACCAAGTCGGATATCGGCTGGGGCCACCAGATCCGCTCCTACGTGCTGGATGCCTCGAGGATCAAGGATCTGCGCACCAACATCGAGCGCAGCGACTGCGACAAGGTGCTCGACGGCGATATTGACGAATACCTCGAAGCCAGCCTGAAGCAAGGCCTGTAATACCTTTCGATTCCGCTCTCCAGAGGAGGGCGGCAACGACCCAGTGACGGAAACCGATGACCATGAGCGACCAACAACTCGACCAGCATGACCAACACGAACTGCAGCAGGAAGAAAACAAGCTGATTGCCCAGCGCAAAGAGAAGCTTGCTGCCATCCGTGAGCAGGGCAACGCCTTCCCCAATGACTTCCGCCGCGACAACTACTGCGCCGACCTGCAGAAACAGTACGCCGAGAAGACCAAGGAAGAGCTGGAAGCCGCTGCCATTCCGGTCAAGGTGGCTGGGCGCATCATGCTCAACCGCGGTTCGTTCATGGTGATCCAGGACATGACCGGGCGCATCCAGGTCTACGTCAACCGCAAGACCCTGTCGGAAGAGAAGCTCGCCGAGGTCAAGCACTGGGACATGGGCGACATCATCTCCGCCGTCGGCACCCTGGCCCGTTCCGGCAAGGGCGACCTGTACGTGGAAATGACCGACGTGCGCTTGCTGACCAAGTCCCTGCGCCCGCTGCCGGACAAGCACCACGGTCTGTCCGACACCGAGCAGCGCTACCGTCAGCGCTACGTCGACCTGATCGTCAACGAGGACGTGCGCGAGACTTTCCGCGTGCGCTCGCAAGTCATCGCCCACATCCGCAGCTTCCTGATGCAGCGCGACTTCCTCGAAGTCGAAACGCCGATGCTGCAGACCATCCCCGGCGGCGCCGCAGCCAAGCCGTTCGAGACCCACCACAACGCTCTGGACATGCAGATGTTCCTGCGTATCGCCCCGGAGCTGTACCTCAAGCGTCTGGTAGTTGGCGGTTTCGAGAAGGTCTTCGAGATCAACCGCAACTTCCGTAACGAAGGCGTCTCGACCCGACACAACCCCGAGTTCACCATGCTCGAGTTCTACCAGGCCTACGCCGACTACGAAGACAATATGGACCTGACCGAGGAGCTGTTCCGCGAGCTGGCCCAGCTGGTTCTCGGCAGCACCGACGTGCCTTACGGCGACAAGGTGTTCCACTTCGGCGAGCCGTTCGTGCGCCTGTCGGTGTTCGACTCGATCCTCAAGTACAACCCTGAGCTGACCGCCGCCGACCTGACCGACATCGACAAGGCCCGCGCCATTGCCAAGAAGGCCGGTGCCAAGGTTCTGGGCTTCGAAGGCCTGGGCAAGCTGCAGGTGATGATTTTCGAAGAGCTGGTCGAGCACAAGCTGGAGCAGCCGCACTTCATCACCCGCTACCCGTTCGAAGTCTCGCCGCTGGCTCGTCGCAGCGACGATGATCCGAGCGTCACCGACCGCTTCGAGCTGTTTATCGGTGGTCGCGAAATCGCCAACGCCTATTCCGAGCTGAATGACGCGGAAGACCAGGCCGAGCGCTTCATGGCTCAGGTGGCCGACAAGGACGCCGGCGATGACGAAGCCATGCACTACGACGCCGACTTCGTCCGTGCCCTGGAGTACGGCATGCCGCCGACCGCTGGTGAGGGTATCGGTATCGACCGTCTGGTCATGCTGCTGACCAATTCGCCATCGATCCGCGATGTGATCCTGTTCCCGCATATGCGCCCGCAGGCTTGATCGCCGGGCCCGTTGCGGGCACTGTGCGCACCGCGCTGCATGGCACATGGCTATCACTGCCATGCCGGCGATGAAAAAGGAGGGTCTGCTGAGGGTCTGTTGCCGTGAATGAAACGGCAGCAGACCCTAGGGTAGGCCCTGTTTTTTGTCCGGATTTTGCGAGGTTTAACCTGCAGTGACTCTCAGCTCAGCCCCGGAGTGCCCGGCCAAGATCGCCGGCGAGCTTGCCGAAAATGTGCAATACCGTGGCCGCAAGGCCAGTCGTCAGGGCAGCGAACAACGCCGCCTGAGCATTCTCGAAGCCGCTCTGCGCATTATCGTGCGTGAAGGGCTGCGCGGCGTACGTCACCGCGCGGTGGCTGCCGAAGCCGGCGTACCGCTGTCGGCCACTACCTACTATTTCAACGATATCCAGGACCTGATCGCCGACAGCTTCGCGCTGTTCGTCAAACGCAGCTCGACCAATCTGGCCAGTCTGTGGAGTGGTATCGACGAGGATTTCCTGCGCATGTCCGCTGCCCTCGAGGGCAATCCGCAGGCGCGCCATGCCATGGTCGAGCATGTCATCGAACTGGCGGTGGCGCATATCGAGACCAAGGCCCGTGAAGGCGATGCCGAGCTATTGGTGGAGCTGGCCTTCCGCCAGGAAGCGCTGACCAACGCCGGTCTCAATACGCTGGCCGCGGCCTACCGCAACCTGCGCTTTCACTTTGCCGAGCGCGCCTTGCGTGCCATGGGCTCGACGGCTCCGGTCGAGGATGCGCAGGTGTTGACTACGCTTATTTTGCGGATGGAATATCATGCCCTTGTCGATGGGGTGGACAATCTGGATATGCCAGGCCAGCGTGCGGTGCTCAAACGCTTCCTGGATCTGGTCATAGGGCTGTAGGATCAGGCCGGACCAAGCCCCGCTGCTGCGGGGCTTGCCGTTTTCGGCAGGAGCAAAAAAACCGCGAGCGGCACCCACGGATCTCACAAGGAGTGCGTAATGAATGCCTGGCGCGTTGCGGTAGCTGCCTTAGCCTGCCTGATGTTGAGTGGTTGCCTGGTCACCTTCAAGGATCCGATTCCGGCCAATGAGCCGGCACCCATACCCTTGCTCGGTGAGTGGGAGCGCCAGGACGAGTGGGGCGAGCGCCAGTACCTGTCGATCAGCCGCTCCGGCTCCAATGTCTACAAGGCGCGCGCTTGGCTGGACGGTGAGGAGGGCCTGAAGGAGGTCGACGAATACGGCTTCACCGTCGCCCACCACGGTCGGCGTTGGTATGTCTCGGCGGGCCTGCCCAAGCGCCTGGGGGCGAATTTCGCGATTGCCGGTTTCGAGCTGACCGCCAACAACGAGCTGGTGATCTACAACCTGGATGTGGAACGCATTCTGCAAGAAATGCAGGGCGGCATTCTCCAGGGCCAGCCGGTGGAAACCAGCGAAGGCGAGGCCGTGCTGGTCACCAGTCCGCTGGATCAGGTCTTTGGTTATCTGGATGACCAGGCCAACGCGGACGTCTTCGTCGAGGTGGCGCGTTATCAGCGCAGCAGCGAGCAGTAGCGAGTAGTCGCGAGCAATAACGGAGCAGTTCGATGAGCAAACGCAAGACACCGGACGATTACCACAGCACCATCCGCGCCCTGTCCGACCGCATCGTTGAGGCGCAGACCCCGATCCGCGTGCTCGATGCGATCAAGTGGGACGACAGCATCCGCCAGGGCTTCATCAAGGCCAAGGGCAAGCAGATGCCGGCGGTCGATCGCAGCTACTACGACAGCCGCCCGCTGAGCTTCGACTCGACGGCGAAGAAGCTGGAATTCCAGAACATCGAGCGCGACATCACCCGCCAGCTTGGCCAGTTCAATCCGGTCGGGCAGATCATGCGGCGCATGTGCAAGGAATACCGCATGGTTATCCGCATGCTCGAAGCACGCGGCACCGCGGACTTCGGCCTGATCTCCCAGGAGCTGTATGGCGCGGCGTCCGACGCCTTCCATGCCGGCGACCCGACCCTGGCCGACCTCGGCCTGATGCTCTCCGACTACCTGAACAACATCGCCGCCCGTGGTGACCTGGAAGACGAGGCCAAGAACCTCACCGCCAAGGACGCCGTGGCCATCCTCCAGGAGCGCCTGGCTGCGGTATTCGGTGATGACACCATCCGCGTGTTCGAATCCGACGGCATCGTCGCCGACGCGGCGGCGGGGGCCGACTACATCAAGGTGCGTGCCGATGCGCTGTTCAACCAGCGTGATGTGCGCGCCCTGGAAGTGCACGAGGGCATGGTGCATGTTGGCACCACGCTGAATGGCCTGAATCAGCCGATCTGTACCTTTCTGGCCAAGGGCCCACCCTCGTCGACGGTGACCCAGGAAGGCCTGGCGATTCTCATGGAGGTGATTGCCTTCGCCTCCTATCCGACCCGCCTGCGCAAGCTGACCAACCGCACCCGCGCCATTCACATGGCCGAGGAGGGCGCCGACTTCCTGCAGGTCTACGAGTTCTACCGCGAACAGGGCTTCAGCCTGGAAGAAAGCTACGGCAATGCCAGCCGCGCCTTCCGCGGCTCGACCCCGAGCGGCCTGCCGTTCACCAAGGACCTGTCCTACCTCAAGGGCTTCATCCTGATCTACAACTACATCCAGCTGGCCGTGCGCAAAGGCAAGCTGGAACAGATCCCGTTGCTGTTCTGCGGCAAGACCACCCTGGAAGACATGCGCACCCTGCGCCAGTTGGTCGACGAGGGCCTGGTGGCGCCGCCCAAGTACCTGCCGCCGCAGTTCCGCGACCTCAACGCGCTGTCGGCCTGGATGTGTTTCTCCAACTTCCTCAATCACCTCAGCCTGGATCGCATCGAAGCGGACTACGCGAATATCCTTTGAAGCTACTGCGCTCGCCCATGCGTCGTTGAAGAACGGCCCGGAAATGCTCATTTACACTCGTAAACTCCGCTTTCCGGGCCGTTCTTCGCCTAGCCTGGCCTTCGCTCGCTACGCTTCATCCGACACATATTTTTTATGGTGCGCGTAGCCCGAATGCAATCCGCGACTCTGCCCGCCCCGGATTGCATCCGGGTTACCGATCAAGGACCCCTCGTCATGCCCAGCCATAAACTCGACTACGAAATCCTCGGCGCTTCGGCGCAGACCGTGGAAATCATCCTCGATCCGGGTGAGACGGTGATCGCCGAAGCCGGGGTGATGAACTACATGACCGAGGGCATCCGCTTCGAGACGCGCATGGGCGATGGCTCGGCCAGCGGCGTGCTGGGCAAGCTGTGGGGCGCCGGCAAGCGCATGCTCACCGGCGAGTCGCTGTTCATGACCCACTTCAGCAACGAAGGCAAAGGCCCGCAGCGGGTCGGTTTTGCCGCGCCCTACCCGGGTAGCGTGGTACCCATCGAGTTGAGCCAGGTCGGTGGCAGGCTGATCTGCCAGAAAGACGCCTTTCTTTGCGCTGCCCATGGCACCGCGATCGGTATCAGCTTCAACAAGCGCATCGGCGCCGGCTTCTTCGGTGGCGAGGGCTTCATCCTGCAGAAACTGGAAGGCGACGGCCTGGCCTTCGTGCATGCCGGCGGCACGGTAATCCGCAAGGAGCTGAACAACGAGCCCCTGCGTCTGGATACCGGTTGCCTGGTGGCGTTTACCAGTGGCATCGACTACGACATCGCCCTGGCCGGCGGGCTGAAAAGCATGCTGTTCGGCGGCGAAGGCATTCTCCTGGCCACCCTCAAGGGCACCGGCACGGTCTGGATCCAGAGCCTGCCGTTCTCGCGCCTGGCCGAGCGCATCTACGACGCGACCTTCAAGGCGCGCGAGGAAGTGCGGGCTGGCGGTAAGTCCTGAACCATTGCCCGCGACCGCAGCGGCTATCGGTCGCGCCCTCTTGCCAATCACCTACGCCTGTATCAGGCTGGCGCGGCCATTGGCTCCCGGCAGCCAAGTCCTATCTAGTCAGTTCTAACGGTGAACAACGTCATGAGCGAAGAACGCAACGCCATCCCCCTGATTCTGACCGGCATCGCCAGCATCATCGGCACCATCGGCGTGCTCTGGATGTACGGCTACCTGCATTTTGCCAAGGAAGAGGATGCCCTCCTGCTGGCCGAGTTCACCATGCTCAAGACCGTCCCCGGCGATCAGTACAAGCTCCCGGTGAAGCCGGCCAACCAGGTCGCGCAGTGCATCGACGGCGTGCTGGTGCTGTTTGATACCCAGCAGAAGGGCCTGACCGGCGTACTGGTGGATGACAAGAAGCAGGCCGTGCGCTGCATGGGCCAGGAGACCCCGCAGGCTCCAGTCGCCGAGTAACATGGCAGGCCGTGCGCACGCGATAGCTTTTAAGGTAGCCGTGAATCGCCCATAGGCGTGCCGCGCGTGCCGCAAGCCCGTAAATTGCCGCTGGTGCGCCTGGCCACCCTGCGAGCCAGGCGCATTCAGTGCTTGGCGCCGTCCTGCTTGGCACTCAGGGTCTGCAGGTAACGACGCGACAGGGCGAGAAAGCGCGGCGTCGGGCCGATGTCTTCATACAACGGGTCGCCCTGTTCGTCGGTGGCCACCACCTTGCTGCCTTTCACATACGGCAGGCTGGCTTCCAGCTCTTCCAGGGCAGAGCCAATCAGCTCGCCGAGTAGCTCTTCGCTGCTGCGTTTCGGGTACATCTCGGAGAGCGCGGCCAGGCGGGCGGCGGACTCCAGGTCCAGGTGGATCTGATAATGGCTGGGGGTCAGGCGACCCTTGGCGTTCTGTTCCCAATGGCGGACAAGCTCGCGGATCTTCATAAATACCTCTAAGTGCCCATTCATGGTGGGCGTAGTGCAGTCCGGAAACCACAGCAAGTCGGACGGCGGGCGCTTATGGCGTCCGCTACTCTCAGCCTAGCTCGCGTTCCAGTCTTGCAAGGCCATTCGTCGCGCCCTTGTCAGAAAGCGTCGCGCTGGGCAAGCTGGGTCCACTACCGCAGAGGAGGCCCCGGTCATGGCGAAAATCGATGCGCGCCTGCGTGAAGAGGTCCATCTGCTGGGTGACCTGCTCGGTGACACCATCGGCAATCAGCGCGGCGCGGCCTTTGTCGACAAGGTCGAGCTGATCCGCCAGGGCGCCAAAGCGGCGCGCAAAGGCTCGGCGGCTGGCGAGCAGCAGCTGCGGGCTACCCTTGATGGCCTCAGCGACGACGAGCTGCTGCCGGTGGCACGGGCTTTCAACCAGTTTCTCAACCTGGCCAATATCGCCGAGCAGTACCACCGTATTCGTCGGCGTGGCCCGAATGAGCCGGAACCGTTCGAGAATCGCGTGCTGGATGAGCTGTTGCAGCGCCTGCAGGGCGCCGGCCACAAGTCCGAGCAACTGGCCCGGCAGATCGGTCGGTTGGATATCGAGCTGGTGCTCACCGCTCACCCCACCGAGGTGGCGCGGCGCACCCTGATCCAGAAATACGATGCGATTGCCGCCCAGCTCGCGGCGCTTGATCACACCGATCTGCTCGCCGCCGAGCGGGCCCAGGTGCAACTGCGCTTGCGCCGCCTGATTGCCGAGGCCTGGCATACCGAAGAGATCCGTCGCACTCGCCCCAGTCCGGTGGATGAGGCCAAGTGGGGCTTCGCGGTCATCGAACATTCGCTGTGGCAGGCCGTGCCGAACTTCCTGCGCCGCACCGATCAGGCCCTGCAGGCCGCCACCGGCCTGCGTCTGCCGCTGGAGGCCGCGCCGATCCGCTTCGCCTCGTGGATGGGCGGCGACCGCGATGGCAATCCCAATGTCACCGCCCAGGTTTCGCGCGAAGTATTGCTGCTGGCGCGCTGGATGGCGGCCGACCTGTATTTGCGCGATATCGACCAGTTGGCCGCCGAGTTGTCCATGCAGCAGGCCAGCGCTGAACTGCTGCGGGTGGTCGGCGCGCAGCCCGAGCCTTACCGCGCGCTGCTCAAGCAACTGCGCGAACGCCTG
Encoded here:
- a CDS encoding TetR/AcrR family transcriptional regulator: MTLSSAPECPAKIAGELAENVQYRGRKASRQGSEQRRLSILEAALRIIVREGLRGVRHRAVAAEAGVPLSATTYYFNDIQDLIADSFALFVKRSSTNLASLWSGIDEDFLRMSAALEGNPQARHAMVEHVIELAVAHIETKAREGDAELLVELAFRQEALTNAGLNTLAAAYRNLRFHFAERALRAMGSTAPVEDAQVLTTLILRMEYHALVDGVDNLDMPGQRAVLKRFLDLVIGL
- a CDS encoding autotransporter domain-containing protein, whose protein sequence is MKVLVAVMGATLALGASAAQAEAALPLSQRSLLLDDSRLPREAALDRMQQIRFAFRERPAPAGQLQGWSRGYGGYGSWDGGNDSDGLERRSTGLLVGVDRPLTGMWMAGALAGVSRSELQADEGGDSDVDSYHLAAYATTRYYQLGFKLGAAYSWHELDSQRRSAGQRLRGNSQAASAQLFGEASYPLDFREFTLEPFAGLAYVHLDADSLHETGGTDALHLSGEQQDGAYLTLGWRLASAWQVRERRLVGRASLAARHGFFDDRAEAQAWQPATGQSFELSGREFERDQLRLDLSLDYQLAEQLYLGLTYAGQYADDARDNQLGARFSLQF
- the xrtQ gene encoding exosortase Q, with the protein product MSVLALDRPAWRLQLPGWAWLLLPALALWPVWQWSLRRMSDGSDDPFGIVALAALLLVLWRERDQLSATPRLPGLLLALLLSAAALLSQAWLPPLLRAVLAVLALFAALLAVRVPRQAWLAWCGLGLLALPLLSSLQFFIGYPLRVLTAEVSAWLLRAGGLEVVRQGSTLEVAGQLVMVDAPCSGIQMAWVAYFTAFTTAAWLRLADRQLLRRLPLLGVLVLAGNILRNSLLVLQETGRLAWPAWMHEGTGLLVFVGVCALVLRYTAAGAGAQLPVPRHTPAAADRPLPPLLQGALLLAFGLLALSPLLGLSTSASGPLERFVEWPQQFAGQSLQPLALSAVEQRFAAQFPGAIARFRAGAQVLSLRHVTRPTRKLHPAADCYRGLGYRIQAMSLQRRAQGSGLQRCFVASGQGPALRVCEYIEDAAGQSFTDTSAWYWTALGGGSSGPWLAVTVAEVLSP
- a CDS encoding flavohemoglobin expression-modulating QEGLA motif protein, translated to MSKRKTPDDYHSTIRALSDRIVEAQTPIRVLDAIKWDDSIRQGFIKAKGKQMPAVDRSYYDSRPLSFDSTAKKLEFQNIERDITRQLGQFNPVGQIMRRMCKEYRMVIRMLEARGTADFGLISQELYGAASDAFHAGDPTLADLGLMLSDYLNNIAARGDLEDEAKNLTAKDAVAILQERLAAVFGDDTIRVFESDGIVADAAAGADYIKVRADALFNQRDVRALEVHEGMVHVGTTLNGLNQPICTFLAKGPPSSTVTQEGLAILMEVIAFASYPTRLRKLTNRTRAIHMAEEGADFLQVYEFYREQGFSLEESYGNASRAFRGSTPSGLPFTKDLSYLKGFILIYNYIQLAVRKGKLEQIPLLFCGKTTLEDMRTLRQLVDEGLVAPPKYLPPQFRDLNALSAWMCFSNFLNHLSLDRIEADYANIL
- the prfB gene encoding peptide chain release factor 2 (programmed frameshift), whose amino-acid sequence is MEINPILNSIKDLSERTQTIRGYLDYDQKHDRLVEVNRELEDPNVWNNPEYAQNLGRERAALALIVDTLDDLHSSLADSRDLLDMAAEENDEGAVSDIVSEVERLRGILEKLEFRRMFSGEMDMNNAYLDIQAGSGGTEAQDWANILLRMYLRWADKRGFSAEIVELSAGEVAGIKGATVHIKGEYAFGWLRTEIGVHRLVRKSPFDSGNRRHTSFSAVFVSPEIDDNIEIEINPADLRIDTYRSSGAGGQHVNTTDSAVRITHVPTNTVVACQNERSQHANKDTAMKMLRARLYEQEVQKRNAASQALEETKSDIGWGHQIRSYVLDASRIKDLRTNIERSDCDKVLDGDIDEYLEASLKQGL
- the lysS gene encoding lysine--tRNA ligase, whose product is MSDQQLDQHDQHELQQEENKLIAQRKEKLAAIREQGNAFPNDFRRDNYCADLQKQYAEKTKEELEAAAIPVKVAGRIMLNRGSFMVIQDMTGRIQVYVNRKTLSEEKLAEVKHWDMGDIISAVGTLARSGKGDLYVEMTDVRLLTKSLRPLPDKHHGLSDTEQRYRQRYVDLIVNEDVRETFRVRSQVIAHIRSFLMQRDFLEVETPMLQTIPGGAAAKPFETHHNALDMQMFLRIAPELYLKRLVVGGFEKVFEINRNFRNEGVSTRHNPEFTMLEFYQAYADYEDNMDLTEELFRELAQLVLGSTDVPYGDKVFHFGEPFVRLSVFDSILKYNPELTAADLTDIDKARAIAKKAGAKVLGFEGLGKLQVMIFEELVEHKLEQPHFITRYPFEVSPLARRSDDDPSVTDRFELFIGGREIANAYSELNDAEDQAERFMAQVADKDAGDDEAMHYDADFVRALEYGMPPTAGEGIGIDRLVMLLTNSPSIRDVILFPHMRPQA
- a CDS encoding TIGR00266 family protein, whose translation is MPSHKLDYEILGASAQTVEIILDPGETVIAEAGVMNYMTEGIRFETRMGDGSASGVLGKLWGAGKRMLTGESLFMTHFSNEGKGPQRVGFAAPYPGSVVPIELSQVGGRLICQKDAFLCAAHGTAIGISFNKRIGAGFFGGEGFILQKLEGDGLAFVHAGGTVIRKELNNEPLRLDTGCLVAFTSGIDYDIALAGGLKSMLFGGEGILLATLKGTGTVWIQSLPFSRLAERIYDATFKAREEVRAGGKS
- a CDS encoding pilin assembly protein produces the protein MKIRELVRHWEQNAKGRLTPSHYQIHLDLESAARLAALSEMYPKRSSEELLGELIGSALEELEASLPYVKGSKVVATDEQGDPLYEDIGPTPRFLALSRRYLQTLSAKQDGAKH